From Pseudorasbora parva isolate DD20220531a chromosome 14, ASM2467924v1, whole genome shotgun sequence:
CTACCACAGTTTAACAAAATCTTATAGGAAACACTGGTGTTCATATGGCCCCGTTCACACAGCAGGCAAAAGTGGCCCGaatctgatttttttggggTCAAGTGACCGGGTCAGACCTCTTCAGAGGTGGTGTGAACACTCAAATCTAGCCCAGAGCGGATTTTTTCAAATCAGATTTAGACCACATACATATGTGGTCCTAAATCTgacccagatctgattttttccaaagcggctgcagtgtgaacaaccaagGTGGATTTGATATGACTTTTACGTCAATCTATGTcgacatttgtcacaattatgtgccggcgagttagccctagacacaacagacacagacagtaacattaaaaactaGACTAGATATGGAGAACAGCGATGGAGCAAGTCAGTGGAGGGAGAGTGAGGTGTTAGACCTAATTAGTATATGGGGAGATACTTTAATTAAAGCTACGCTAGAAGTATTCTGCCGTAACCgctgtttttgaaaaaatagcACACGAAATGGAAGAACAGGGACACAGAAAAACGTGGATTCAGTGCCAAAGGAATGTgacaaaaggaaaaaataaccaattttgctctctttcttttcgTTCTTCTCCTCTTCAGCACATGCTCATTACTGTTATGGCTTCCATTGCACAAACATTTTTGCTTACTTCCTCTATAACCTCTCGAACTTTAGTGCAACAGCGTGCTGcgtctgatgtcattgatattgttcttttgcacatgcgggttagtttgaaacctcaaacagttcacactggaatcagatataggccacattttaaaaggtaatgtgaacagccaaacaaaaaaatcagatctgagcaaaaaatcagaattgagcattAAGACTTGCAGTGTGAATGGGGCCTATGTAAATTGCAAAAGCTTATTTCATTCATTAGATCAAAAGACGTCCATTTACCCGtccatagaccctcccctccaagaaatcaggacagaagtggttgaaagtggacaaatgAGATGGATTAAATCTCCAGATGTAAACGGGAATGtgtctacttgtgatccgatcaacCAAAATGTTTAAGCAGGGCCATACAAGTTGCTGCTGTTACGTTAATATTTGATTTACTTTCTATTTATCCCCAATATaaggtttattataaattaacttCCTGCATTCTGAAATTCAATTTTGGCAGAACATAGAGGAACGCAGCAGCAGTTACCTTATAAATCTCCTCATACGTCTCCTCATCGATTTCCACAGTCGTCACGGTCTCTTCAACATCTCCGAGGATCATGTTTAAGTGCTGGTCATAGGCCTAATGGAAAATATACACGTTTGATACCACATAATCATGAtaaattctatttttttttaccatttaatATTGGCATTGATGTTTAGAAACAAAATCTACAGCATTGTGCGtcatacaaaatgcatataTTACTGCTTCATTTAGTATTGTCCTGAATGAGATATTTGACATGAAAGATGTTTACATATagttcacaaaacaaaaatctgaatatttataaaaatgaaatgcattAAAGCTGGGGGTGAAAAATTACAAAATGCCTTCAAATAACCATGAATAATCTAGGTAACAACAGCATTAAAAATCAaagatatgtaaaaaaaaaaaatcttgtggaTTATATGTTTACATCTTTCATATAAAATACCTcattcaggacagtactaaataaaaatgcattttgtatgatccctcTTATAATTACAATTTCGCAAGGCATATAGCTGAcaatgtatgaatgtatgtatgtgtacacacacacataatataacaatcacagtttgttgtctACATCCTTTTGAGAACTTTCGGCCAGAATTGCCACTGGCAAGACAGAGTTAAAACGGTTTCATGTCGTTTAACATTGTGTTGTTGTGCATTGTGGTATTACACCGATATTAAAAGGAATTAAACATTTAATGcagcgtgcgtgtgtgtgtgtgtctgtgtgtgtttgtctcacGTGCAGTCTGCCGCGCAGCTCTCTGTCATTCCGCATCTTCACGTAGATTCTCTCATCCAGACTCAACCGGATCAGATCCAGAGGCTCTTCGACAGTGTTGGTGGTTTGTTGCTGCAAATGTTTTAGTTTC
This genomic window contains:
- the lsm3 gene encoding snRNA-associated Sm-like protein LSm3, with amino-acid sequence MADDAEQQQTTNTVEEPLDLIRLSLDERIYVKMRNDRELRGRLHAYDQHLNMILGDVEETVTTVEIDEETYEEIYKSTKRNIPMLFVRGDGVVLVAPPLRVG